From a single Bacteroidia bacterium genomic region:
- a CDS encoding TonB-dependent receptor yields the protein MRITLTLSFILTFLSSVFSQGKYSLDTVVVTTAQVPLKTSETGRNITIITAKQINSLPATSLDEILQTVPGLEVQSRGGFGVQADITLRGATFSQVLLLVDGMKLNDPLTAHFNGYIPVTPAEIERIEILRGPAAAMYGADAVGGVINIITKTFSHTKEGTHISGTFNYGDHKLVSGNQGFSVKKGAATFGGGFSMNQSEGEFFPAKYIDSTTTLGAYNNYFDLKTVGVSFRYTFNNQLSIRVRSAFDYRDFGARYFYTSSTADKAMETVGNWWNHLQIVKTGQNSSTDFNAAYKNNTDEFVFSPDFPSTNNHVSQLLNFTLNHLQVVNNQITVKAGTQFDQRTIESNDRGNHEDAHFGAYAMGVYQRSGLNLSMSLRGDYDANYGFEFSPQLNVSYILPSLTIRGSAGRSIRAADYTERYVSNNLQNLTPGRSLGNPDLLAERAWSEEIGLDYSLSKNWQLRGTIFTRQSTNLIDYVSTNQSEIGSVSQIGSLQENASYFFAKNISNVNTSGFEVESHLRQPLGSKGMIQWNMGYTFLKTTNEDGIVSVYISSHARHLVTTQLMVRWNRIELAVSGLYKERNGRIATAISSELTKSYDVWNTRLGFQVTEQFGINLQLQNIFNEQYQNILGANMPSRWFMAGVKWAL from the coding sequence ATGCGAATTACCCTAACCCTCTCTTTTATACTGACCTTTCTGAGTTCTGTATTCTCTCAAGGGAAATATTCTCTGGATACTGTGGTCGTAACCACTGCACAGGTGCCCCTAAAAACCAGTGAAACAGGCAGAAATATCACCATCATCACAGCAAAACAGATAAACTCTCTGCCGGCTACTTCGCTTGACGAAATTCTGCAAACTGTCCCTGGGCTGGAGGTTCAGTCAAGGGGAGGATTTGGCGTTCAGGCTGATATAACATTGAGAGGTGCTACCTTTTCCCAGGTATTGCTTCTGGTAGATGGGATGAAACTCAACGATCCATTGACGGCGCATTTCAACGGTTATATCCCCGTAACCCCCGCAGAAATCGAGCGAATTGAAATATTAAGAGGGCCTGCTGCCGCAATGTATGGCGCAGATGCCGTTGGTGGGGTAATCAATATTATCACCAAAACATTTTCCCATACAAAAGAAGGAACGCATATCAGCGGAACCTTCAACTACGGCGATCACAAACTGGTGAGCGGAAATCAGGGGTTTTCGGTAAAAAAAGGCGCGGCAACATTTGGCGGCGGATTTTCCATGAATCAATCTGAGGGCGAATTTTTCCCCGCAAAATACATTGACAGCACAACAACTTTAGGAGCATACAATAACTATTTTGACCTAAAAACAGTCGGCGTTTCCTTCAGATATACATTCAACAACCAATTGAGCATAAGGGTACGCTCCGCTTTTGATTACAGAGATTTTGGCGCACGCTATTTTTATACCTCCAGCACTGCTGATAAGGCGATGGAGACGGTGGGCAATTGGTGGAATCATCTGCAGATCGTAAAAACAGGGCAGAATAGTTCGACTGATTTTAACGCCGCTTATAAAAATAATACCGATGAATTTGTTTTCAGCCCGGATTTTCCTTCTACCAACAATCATGTCAGTCAGCTGCTGAATTTCACCTTAAATCATTTACAGGTTGTCAATAACCAGATCACCGTAAAAGCCGGGACGCAATTTGACCAGCGTACGATCGAAAGCAATGACCGAGGCAATCACGAAGATGCACATTTTGGCGCTTATGCCATGGGCGTTTACCAGCGAAGCGGACTTAACCTTTCGATGAGTCTCAGGGGAGATTATGACGCCAATTATGGTTTTGAGTTTTCGCCGCAACTCAATGTCTCTTATATTTTGCCTTCACTTACGATCAGAGGCTCGGCAGGGCGCAGTATCCGGGCAGCAGATTATACAGAAAGATATGTTTCCAACAACCTTCAAAACCTGACGCCGGGCAGAAGCCTCGGAAATCCAGACCTGCTGGCGGAGCGGGCATGGTCAGAAGAAATTGGGCTGGACTATTCTCTTTCAAAAAACTGGCAGTTACGGGGAACGATTTTCACACGCCAGTCCACCAATTTAATTGACTATGTTTCGACCAATCAGTCGGAAATCGGATCGGTAAGCCAGATCGGAAGTCTCCAGGAAAATGCCAGCTACTTTTTTGCAAAAAATATCTCCAATGTCAATACAAGCGGATTTGAAGTAGAATCCCATCTGAGACAACCGCTGGGCAGCAAAGGAATGATCCAATGGAATATGGGCTATACTTTCCTGAAAACCACAAATGAAGATGGCATCGTGTCGGTTTACATTTCCAGCCATGCCCGGCACTTGGTAACTACGCAGTTGATGGTCAGATGGAATCGAATAGAACTGGCTGTCAGCGGATTGTACAAAGAGCGCAATGGCAGGATAGCTACCGCAATAAGTAGCGAACTAACAAAAAGTTATGATGTGTGGAATACACGGCTGGGATTTCAGGTTACCGAACAATTTGGTATTAACTTACAGCTTCAGAATATTTTTAATGAACAGTATCAAAACATTCTAGGCGCTAATATGCCCTCCAGATGGTTTATGGCAGGGGTAAAATGGGCGCTATAA
- a CDS encoding T9SS type A sorting domain-containing protein produces the protein MQKTWLLLLGLLMLRTSVEAQITITNYVFPVVGDTLHYAVDTMPSGIVMTAPGFGLEWDMSNLQPGYTWEEVYLDGATGADTASFPGATLRHKVDTSEMEVYLSSSSQNVAVMGYAPGSPYVLGLGIATQFNPDWIDRRAPMNFFDINADAVSYFHPFGKQLLPTFIITGTNPDSFRIRGSISSISSVDAFGTLKMPDTTYNVLRKKVVTYEERRLDGKIPPLGWLDVTDLARQYLNLDLGVDTTYTYHFMSDSSKEEIAICTTDKGALQVVRVQYKYVKPAPSTGIKTADLKMPSLSVFPNPAFDALNIRAEVQSGAAFSIKIFSIVGQEVWHKMPEGTSGILDEAVDISGLENGLYLLRVSSSQGETGQALFMKE, from the coding sequence ATGCAAAAAACCTGGCTTCTGCTTTTGGGTTTGCTGATGCTGCGGACTTCGGTGGAGGCGCAGATCACCATTACCAACTATGTATTTCCCGTAGTTGGAGATACGCTTCATTATGCCGTGGATACGATGCCTTCGGGCATTGTCATGACAGCTCCGGGCTTCGGACTGGAGTGGGATATGAGCAATCTTCAGCCGGGTTATACCTGGGAGGAAGTCTATCTCGACGGGGCTACGGGGGCCGATACTGCCTCCTTTCCCGGAGCTACGCTGCGCCACAAAGTCGATACCTCCGAAATGGAGGTGTATCTGAGTTCTTCCTCCCAGAATGTGGCGGTGATGGGATACGCACCCGGAAGTCCTTATGTGCTGGGGCTGGGAATAGCCACCCAATTTAACCCCGACTGGATTGACAGAAGAGCGCCGATGAATTTTTTTGATATAAATGCTGACGCTGTGTCTTATTTCCATCCGTTTGGTAAACAGCTTCTCCCGACATTCATTATAACCGGGACGAATCCCGACTCTTTCCGCATCCGGGGAAGCATATCCAGTATATCCTCTGTGGATGCTTTTGGTACGTTGAAGATGCCAGACACTACGTATAACGTACTGAGAAAAAAAGTGGTAACTTATGAGGAAAGGCGGCTGGATGGTAAGATCCCGCCGTTGGGATGGCTGGATGTTACCGACTTAGCCCGGCAGTATCTTAATTTAGATCTGGGTGTGGACACCACTTACACCTATCATTTTATGAGTGACTCGTCCAAAGAAGAAATTGCCATTTGCACCACCGACAAGGGCGCTTTGCAGGTGGTTCGCGTTCAATATAAATATGTGAAACCGGCCCCTTCGACCGGAATAAAAACCGCTGATCTGAAAATGCCCAGCCTCTCGGTTTTCCCGAACCCTGCTTTCGACGCGCTGAATATCAGGGCGGAAGTTCAATCCGGCGCAGCATTTTCAATAAAAATCTTCTCAATTGTAGGACAGGAAGTATGGCACAAAATGCCCGAAGGAACTTCCGGCATTCTGGATGAGGCCGTGGATATTTCCGGACTGGAAAATGGGTTATACCTGCTCCGGGTATCATCCAGTCAGGGAGAGACGGGGCAGGCGCTTTTTATGAAGGAATAG
- a CDS encoding mandelate racemase/muconate lactonizing enzyme family protein encodes MIENKNNPRRKFLQTLGLGGLSLATMSMAPIEEQLEYTTQNVNRNSGPSDLKITDMRIAEVSGVMFRTPIVRIYTNQGIIGHGDVRDGAAKEYALFLKSRLLGENPCNVERLFKIISQFGHHGRQGGGVSGVEMALWDIVGKAYGVPVYQLLGGKYRDRVRVYCDTTTSSDPHEYARRMQERIDKGYTALKMDIGINLLKDTPGAIINAPDGKLNPYQHEYRKYNMAQHPYTGVQITDKGIEKLCEFLEVMRNQIGYEIPMGTDHWGHFGVNEAVKIARAVEKYNLAYIEDIIPWHFTDQWREITESTTTPTQTGEDIFMLYGGFKELIDKHAVDIVHPDPNTAGGILETKRIGDYASQNGIGFMLHHAAGPVSFLGSVHAAAATENFLWLEHHAVDSPRWEDLVTGIEKPFVKDGYVTVPEKPGIGVELNEDVVKEFIIKGEKMFAPTPEWNEIRAWDRLWS; translated from the coding sequence ATGATTGAAAACAAGAACAACCCTCGCCGTAAATTTTTACAGACGCTGGGCCTGGGTGGCCTGAGTCTCGCCACCATGTCCATGGCGCCTATCGAAGAGCAGCTGGAATATACTACTCAAAATGTAAACCGAAATTCCGGCCCTTCGGACCTTAAAATCACCGATATGCGGATCGCCGAGGTCAGTGGTGTCATGTTCCGTACTCCGATTGTTCGTATTTATACCAATCAGGGCATTATTGGGCATGGTGACGTCAGAGACGGAGCCGCCAAAGAGTATGCGCTTTTTCTGAAAAGCAGGCTGCTCGGTGAAAATCCATGTAATGTGGAAAGGCTCTTCAAAATCATCAGCCAGTTTGGCCATCACGGTCGCCAGGGTGGGGGTGTTTCCGGTGTCGAAATGGCGCTGTGGGATATCGTAGGTAAAGCCTACGGTGTGCCCGTATATCAGTTGCTGGGTGGTAAATACCGCGACAGAGTCCGCGTTTATTGTGATACAACAACCTCCTCTGATCCTCACGAATATGCCAGAAGGATGCAGGAACGGATTGACAAAGGTTATACCGCCCTTAAAATGGATATCGGTATCAACCTGCTCAAAGATACGCCCGGTGCTATTATCAACGCGCCTGATGGCAAATTAAACCCTTATCAGCACGAATACCGGAAGTATAATATGGCTCAGCATCCCTACACCGGCGTGCAGATTACGGATAAAGGAATCGAAAAACTCTGCGAATTCCTGGAAGTTATGCGCAACCAGATTGGCTATGAAATTCCAATGGGCACCGACCACTGGGGGCATTTTGGGGTAAATGAGGCCGTGAAGATCGCCCGCGCCGTTGAAAAATATAACCTCGCTTATATTGAAGACATTATCCCCTGGCATTTTACTGATCAATGGAGGGAAATTACCGAATCCACGACTACGCCTACTCAGACCGGCGAAGATATCTTCATGTTGTATGGAGGCTTTAAGGAACTCATTGATAAACATGCAGTAGATATCGTTCACCCGGACCCCAACACTGCCGGGGGTATCCTCGAAACCAAACGTATCGGCGACTACGCGTCTCAAAACGGTATTGGCTTTATGCTCCACCATGCCGCAGGACCCGTGTCATTTTTAGGCTCTGTACATGCAGCAGCAGCTACAGAAAATTTCCTGTGGCTCGAACACCATGCTGTTGACAGCCCCAGGTGGGAAGATCTTGTAACAGGTATCGAAAAACCATTTGTAAAAGATGGCTATGTTACAGTACCTGAAAAACCCGGAATCGGGGTGGAACTCAATGAAGATGTTGTCAAGGAGTTTATCATCAAAGGTGAAAAAATGTTTGCCCCTACGCCTGAATGGAACGAAATACGGGCCTGGGACAGATTGTGGAGCTAG
- a CDS encoding 4Fe-4S single cluster domain-containing protein: protein MMNIAHIEEQSFIYGPGCRFVIWVQGCSIHCKGCWNKNMWSFKPQNLVSVTELINKIKQESDLIEGITLLGGEPLDQLEEVLQLLVECGKMNLSTMLFTGYEINEIYDKGFSSILDSCDILITGRYVESKRTLNHQWIGSTNQEIRFISDRYKSFVQNNSNYVEVTIDETGRTTLLGFPNEDIMNDILTIHHPR from the coding sequence ATGATGAATATAGCTCACATAGAAGAACAAAGTTTCATTTATGGTCCTGGCTGTAGGTTTGTAATTTGGGTTCAAGGCTGTTCTATTCATTGTAAAGGATGCTGGAACAAAAACATGTGGAGCTTTAAGCCCCAAAATTTAGTTTCTGTCACTGAACTAATCAATAAAATAAAACAAGAATCCGATTTAATTGAAGGCATTACACTACTTGGTGGTGAACCACTTGACCAACTTGAGGAAGTGCTTCAATTGCTTGTAGAGTGTGGGAAAATGAACTTAAGCACTATGCTTTTCACAGGCTATGAAATTAATGAGATTTATGATAAGGGTTTTTCGTCAATCTTAGACTCTTGCGACATTCTAATAACTGGTCGCTACGTTGAATCGAAGCGGACTTTGAATCACCAATGGATTGGTTCAACCAATCAAGAAATTCGTTTTATCTCCGACAGATACAAGTCATTCGTTCAAAACAATTCCAATTATGTTGAGGTTACTATAGATGAAACTGGCCGCACGACTCTCTTGGGATTTCCAAATGAGGACATAATGAATGACATACTAACAATTCACCACCCCCGCTAG
- a CDS encoding DUF1080 domain-containing protein, giving the protein MKSLTFPLFFAGLILLAIACQPAAEKESSAEQTDADAGFVPLFDGQTTAGWHNYNADTISPVWQVQDGALYLSGKGGGDIVTDGEYDSFILTLDWKISEGGNSGVFFHVVESDTLDKVYFSGPEIQVLDDERHADAKLPSHQAGSNYDLHPLSEPAVKPAGEWNSFKIVVDHGHVEHWLNDKKVVDYQLGSPEWEALYQASKFTQWPLYGRAGKGHIALQDHGDPVWFKNIKIKTL; this is encoded by the coding sequence ATGAAAAGCTTAACATTTCCATTATTTTTTGCAGGACTGATTTTATTGGCAATAGCATGTCAGCCTGCGGCTGAAAAAGAATCTTCTGCGGAGCAGACAGATGCGGATGCCGGCTTTGTGCCGCTGTTTGACGGGCAGACTACTGCCGGATGGCATAATTACAATGCAGACACCATTTCACCTGTATGGCAGGTTCAGGATGGCGCGCTTTACCTTTCAGGCAAAGGTGGAGGGGATATTGTTACCGACGGAGAATATGATAGTTTTATCCTCACGCTTGACTGGAAGATTTCCGAAGGAGGTAACAGCGGGGTATTTTTCCATGTGGTAGAATCCGACACATTGGACAAGGTTTACTTTTCAGGCCCCGAGATTCAGGTTTTGGATGACGAGCGCCACGCAGATGCAAAACTTCCCAGCCATCAGGCCGGGTCCAACTACGATCTGCATCCGCTTTCTGAGCCTGCGGTAAAACCCGCCGGTGAGTGGAACTCCTTTAAGATTGTCGTAGATCACGGACACGTTGAGCATTGGCTAAACGACAAAAAAGTCGTTGACTATCAGCTGGGAAGTCCAGAATGGGAAGCGCTCTATCAGGCGAGCAAATTTACCCAGTGGCCATTGTATGGTCGCGCGGGAAAAGGCCATATCGCACTTCAGGATCACGGCGATCCCGTGTGGTTTAAAAACATAAAAATCAAAACCCTCTAA
- a CDS encoding MBL fold metallo-hydrolase, protein MSSKQFGGTVTKTLLERYQQSPNWRDGKFQNLELTEMNIPLNKIPGLLYRQLLSSKANREPANPLPVEPFNTAEFLTPSEYTKFIWYGHSVVLMRINNQTLLIDPMLGPNASPIAPITTRRFSENTLDLIDVFPEVDLVLLTHDHYDHLDLDSIEKLKHKTKKYFVALGVKRHLVKWGIPAENITEFDWWDQVTFEDIGITFTPTRHFSGRGLTDRAKSLWGGWVFKTSTENIWFSGDGGYGTHFTEIGDRLGPFDFAFMECGQYNENWHLIHMYPEESVEAAADTKAKNIMPVHWAGFSLSQHDWTEPVERFFEAANTKKQTAIFPRIGQMFTANSSMQEKWWENL, encoded by the coding sequence ATGAGTAGTAAACAATTTGGCGGCACCGTAACCAAAACCCTTCTGGAAAGGTATCAGCAATCTCCCAACTGGCGGGATGGGAAGTTTCAAAACCTGGAACTGACCGAAATGAATATTCCGCTAAATAAAATACCAGGCCTCCTGTACCGGCAACTCCTCAGCAGCAAAGCCAACCGTGAACCTGCCAACCCCCTCCCTGTCGAGCCATTTAACACAGCAGAATTCCTCACCCCCTCTGAGTACACGAAGTTTATCTGGTACGGGCATTCGGTTGTCTTGATGAGAATCAACAACCAAACTCTCCTCATCGACCCTATGCTTGGGCCCAATGCTTCGCCGATTGCCCCGATTACGACGCGAAGATTTTCCGAAAATACTTTAGACCTGATCGATGTTTTTCCGGAAGTAGATTTGGTCCTGCTCACCCATGACCATTACGATCATCTGGATCTGGACAGTATAGAAAAGCTCAAACACAAGACAAAAAAATATTTTGTGGCTTTGGGCGTAAAGAGACATTTGGTCAAGTGGGGGATCCCTGCGGAAAACATCACCGAATTTGACTGGTGGGATCAGGTAACTTTTGAAGACATTGGAATTACCTTTACCCCCACCCGGCATTTTTCAGGCAGAGGATTGACAGACAGAGCAAAGTCGTTGTGGGGCGGATGGGTTTTTAAAACATCCACAGAAAATATATGGTTTAGCGGAGATGGTGGTTATGGAACCCATTTTACAGAAATTGGCGATCGCCTCGGACCCTTTGATTTTGCCTTTATGGAATGTGGTCAATACAATGAAAACTGGCACCTGATCCATATGTATCCGGAAGAAAGCGTAGAGGCCGCCGCTGACACAAAAGCAAAAAACATCATGCCGGTACATTGGGCGGGTTTTTCACTGTCTCAACATGACTGGACCGAGCCTGTGGAGCGATTTTTTGAAGCAGCAAATACAAAAAAACAAACGGCAATTTTTCCCCGGATAGGCCAGATGTTTACAGCAAATTCTTCCATGCAGGAGAAATGGTGGGAAAATTTGTAA
- a CDS encoding sulfatase-like hydrolase/transferase codes for MKRLVITGISLLLLISVSCTSPGKKTETQRPNIIFIMSDDHAYQAISAYSNKLLETPNIDRIAEGGMLFTNACVTNSICAPSRATILTGKHSHINGKIDNRMPFDTTQITFPVLFQSAGYRTAMFGKLHFGNNPKGVDNFAILPDQGNYINPDFITDRGDTTITGYVTEIITDLALNWLKKERKADQPFMMMYLHKAPHRPWWPTPEKFKAFTKKQFPEPATLFDDYTHRGTAAHTAEMNVFKHMMYSHDSKIWPETIAEMGGVTPAIEDVRNGLYNEYNRANETQKAAYKPVLDSINHFFKTNWPSMSDEEKMKWKYQRYMQDYLATISSVDDNVGRLLDYLEESGLAKNTIVVYTSDQGFYLGEHGWFDKRFIYDESFKTPLMVRWPGQVQAGSTCNEMVQNLDFAQTLLEAANITAPADMQGESLIPLLKGETGKWNREAVYYHYYEYPAVHMVKRHYGIVTKEYKLAHFYYDVDEWELYDRKKDPQEMNNVFDDPAYQEVVAELKTKLAELRVKYKDSEALDKKYIEMNP; via the coding sequence ATGAAACGATTGGTGATTACAGGGATTTCCCTGCTCCTGCTCATATCGGTGAGTTGTACATCTCCCGGCAAAAAGACAGAAACCCAAAGGCCCAATATCATCTTTATTATGTCTGATGACCACGCTTATCAGGCGATCAGCGCGTATAGCAACAAACTCCTGGAGACGCCCAATATTGACCGAATCGCAGAAGGAGGCATGTTGTTTACCAACGCATGCGTCACAAATTCAATCTGTGCACCTTCCAGAGCGACGATATTGACAGGAAAACATAGCCATATCAACGGGAAAATTGACAACCGTATGCCCTTTGATACGACCCAAATAACCTTCCCGGTTTTGTTTCAGTCTGCGGGTTATCGAACCGCAATGTTTGGCAAGTTGCACTTTGGAAATAACCCCAAAGGCGTTGACAATTTTGCCATATTGCCCGATCAGGGCAACTATATCAATCCCGATTTTATTACCGACAGGGGCGATACCACCATCACAGGCTATGTCACCGAAATCATCACAGACCTCGCGCTCAACTGGCTCAAAAAAGAACGCAAGGCAGACCAGCCATTTATGATGATGTATCTGCACAAAGCCCCTCACCGACCCTGGTGGCCCACACCCGAAAAGTTTAAAGCATTCACAAAAAAGCAGTTTCCGGAGCCGGCAACCCTGTTTGATGATTATACCCATCGCGGTACGGCTGCCCACACCGCCGAAATGAATGTATTTAAACACATGATGTATAGTCATGACAGCAAAATATGGCCGGAGACAATTGCAGAAATGGGAGGCGTAACCCCAGCCATCGAAGACGTAAGAAACGGCCTTTACAACGAATACAACCGGGCCAATGAAACACAAAAAGCAGCATACAAACCCGTATTGGATTCCATCAATCATTTTTTCAAAACCAACTGGCCCTCTATGTCCGACGAGGAAAAGATGAAATGGAAATATCAGCGGTATATGCAGGATTATCTGGCTACGATTTCATCTGTGGATGACAATGTAGGACGCCTGCTGGACTATCTGGAAGAAAGTGGTCTGGCAAAAAACACCATCGTGGTTTACACCTCAGATCAGGGATTTTATCTGGGCGAACACGGTTGGTTTGACAAACGGTTTATTTACGATGAGTCATTTAAAACCCCGCTGATGGTCCGCTGGCCAGGGCAGGTACAAGCAGGGAGCACTTGCAACGAGATGGTACAGAACCTTGATTTTGCACAGACACTGCTGGAAGCCGCTAATATAACCGCGCCGGCAGACATGCAGGGAGAAAGTCTGATTCCACTCTTAAAAGGTGAAACAGGGAAATGGAACCGGGAGGCCGTGTATTATCATTACTACGAATACCCTGCGGTGCATATGGTGAAGCGCCATTATGGAATTGTGACGAAGGAGTACAAACTCGCCCATTTTTATTATGACGTAGATGAATGGGAGTTGTATGACCGAAAAAAGGATCCACAGGAGATGAACAACGTTTTCGACGACCCCGCATATCAGGAAGTGGTGGCGGAGCTAAAGACGAAACTTGCGGAGCTGAGAGTAAAATACAAAGACTCAGAAGCGCTGGATAAAAAATATATAGAGATGAATCCGTAA
- a CDS encoding DUF2997 domain-containing protein, with protein MAEQRIVITIDENGKINASTEGIKGEMCLNELQELLGNLEELQSISKTDEFYQTNELKSQNKIQNKKQ; from the coding sequence ATGGCAGAACAACGAATCGTAATTACCATTGACGAAAACGGAAAAATCAATGCATCTACCGAAGGCATAAAAGGCGAAATGTGCCTTAATGAATTGCAAGAATTACTTGGTAATTTGGAAGAACTGCAATCCATCAGTAAAACTGATGAATTCTATCAAACAAATGAATTGAAATCTCAAAACAAAATTCAAAACAAAAAACAATGA
- a CDS encoding MFS transporter yields the protein MISTSDRLYTPPFLLLCVSNLLFSGSFNMIVPELPNYLSSLGGEDYKGLIISIFTLSAGLSRPFSGKLADTVGRVPLMIFGTLVCVVCSLLYPLLTTVAGFLLLRFFHGFSTGFKPTASSAFAADIVPVHRRGEAMGIMGVSMNLGASLFPPIGSYLVLEYSMEWMFYVSSFIALISIGILFNLKDTLPNPQKFSPSLLKLAPHEIIEKKALPVALVTLLIYSTFGILLTISPDQADYVGLSNKGLLFTSFTLFTLVSRLIAGRLSDRYGRVIVIKVSVILMVAALILMGNANSVVSLMLAAGALGFSSGIAAPAVFAWVIDLSPADQRGRYMATVYIALEVGIGFGAIFSAWIYGNNPANFGIAYYASAALTAVAWVYLQFFKPEKPKREL from the coding sequence ATGATTTCAACATCAGACCGGCTCTATACTCCACCCTTTCTGTTGCTCTGCGTGAGCAACCTGCTCTTTTCGGGGAGTTTTAATATGATTGTTCCCGAATTGCCCAATTACCTCAGCAGCCTGGGGGGTGAAGACTACAAAGGCCTGATTATCTCCATATTCACGCTTTCAGCGGGATTGTCCCGCCCCTTCAGCGGCAAACTCGCAGATACGGTAGGGCGGGTTCCGCTAATGATTTTTGGTACTTTGGTTTGTGTGGTCTGCAGTCTGCTGTATCCACTGCTTACTACCGTAGCCGGATTTTTATTGTTGCGGTTCTTTCACGGCTTTTCCACGGGTTTTAAGCCGACGGCATCGAGCGCTTTTGCGGCAGATATTGTTCCGGTACACCGCCGGGGCGAGGCAATGGGTATCATGGGCGTCAGCATGAATCTGGGCGCATCTCTTTTCCCGCCTATAGGGAGTTATCTGGTGCTGGAATACTCGATGGAATGGATGTTTTATGTTTCTTCCTTTATCGCACTGATTTCTATCGGTATCCTTTTTAACCTAAAGGACACCCTGCCCAATCCGCAGAAATTCAGCCCCTCCCTGTTAAAGCTGGCTCCGCACGAAATCATCGAAAAGAAAGCGCTGCCCGTCGCGTTGGTCACCCTGCTGATTTACTCCACATTCGGGATTTTGCTGACCATTTCCCCTGACCAGGCAGACTATGTAGGGTTGAGCAATAAAGGACTTTTATTTACCAGTTTTACCCTTTTTACGCTAGTCTCAAGGCTCATTGCGGGGCGATTGTCGGACCGCTATGGGCGGGTAATTGTGATTAAAGTGTCAGTGATATTAATGGTAGCGGCGCTGATCCTTATGGGAAATGCAAACTCTGTCGTAAGCCTGATGCTGGCGGCAGGTGCGTTAGGTTTTTCGTCGGGAATCGCAGCCCCTGCGGTTTTTGCATGGGTCATTGACCTCAGTCCGGCAGATCAGCGGGGCCGATATATGGCTACAGTATATATTGCACTGGAAGTGGGGATTGGGTTTGGGGCGATATTTTCCGCATGGATCTATGGCAACAACCCCGCGAATTTCGGTATAGCTTACTACGCTTCCGCAGCACTCACGGCAGTGGCGTGGGTTTACCTGCAGTTTTTTAAGCCTGAAAAACCGAAGAGGGAATTGTAG